Proteins found in one Clostridium kluyveri DSM 555 genomic segment:
- a CDS encoding Spo0E family sporulation regulatory protein-aspartic acid phosphatase: protein MLKEKMEELREKLYFLITEKAEYSQILKVSQKLDNCIYVHK from the coding sequence ATGCTTAAAGAAAAGATGGAGGAATTAAGAGAGAAACTATATTTTCTAATTACAGAAAAGGCTGAGTATAGTCAAATATTAAAGGTAAGTCAGAAATTAGATAATTGCATATATGTACACAAATGA
- the hpf gene encoding ribosome hibernation-promoting factor, HPF/YfiA family, whose amino-acid sequence MKITVNGKNIVLTDALKNAVRKKLSKIDKYFNPDVEAHVTLSVQKNRQRIEVTIPFGGVILRGEEENDDMYASIDLVLDKLEGQIRKQKTKLLKRNNSESLRFQFIPDEKETDNQEHKIVKTKRFAVKPMSSEEAVLQMELLGHSFFVYRDAEQGDVNVIYKRRDGNYGLIEPEF is encoded by the coding sequence ATGAAAATAACTGTGAATGGAAAGAACATAGTACTGACAGATGCATTAAAAAATGCAGTGAGGAAAAAGTTATCTAAAATTGATAAGTATTTCAACCCTGATGTAGAAGCTCATGTTACATTAAGTGTACAAAAAAACAGGCAGAGAATAGAAGTTACAATTCCTTTTGGAGGGGTTATACTAAGAGGAGAAGAAGAAAATGATGATATGTATGCTTCAATTGATTTGGTTTTAGACAAATTAGAAGGACAGATAAGAAAACAAAAGACGAAACTTTTAAAGAGAAATAATTCAGAATCTTTAAGATTTCAATTTATACCAGATGAGAAGGAAACTGACAACCAGGAACATAAAATAGTAAAAACTAAGAGGTTTGCAGTGAAGCCTATGTCATCAGAAGAAGCAGTTCTTCAGATGGAACTTTTGGGTCACAGCTTTTTTGTATATCGAGATGCTGAGCAAGGAGATGTAAATGTGATATATAAAAGACGAGATGGAAATTATGGATTGATAGAACCTGAATTTTAA
- a CDS encoding alpha/beta-type small acid-soluble spore protein: protein MAYNSNKLVVPEAREALNQFKMESAREVGVNLKNGYNGDLTSREAGSIGGNMVKKMVEAYEQGLK from the coding sequence ATGGCATATAACAGTAATAAATTAGTAGTACCAGAAGCTAGAGAAGCTTTAAATCAATTTAAAATGGAATCAGCTAGAGAAGTGGGAGTAAATTTAAAAAATGGCTATAATGGAGATCTTACTTCCAGGGAAGCTGGTTCTATAGGTGGAAATATGGTTAAAAAAATGGTTGAAGCTTACGAACAAGGTTTAAAGTAA
- a CDS encoding acyltransferase family protein, producing the protein MEELIQAQAVLIPHFEEVGGLANSSVWIKYYINMGFNMNLKNCRENYFDNLKLLLITLVVIGHTIEPLINSHPNIKLLYVVIYSFHMPLFVFISGYFSKDINNEEKLFSKITNIFVPYVIFQLLYSLFNIYVLKAENFKITLVYPYWITWYLLSLFIWNLILPYFCKVKYSIIISLLISILCGYDTNIGYYLSLSRTITFFPYFLMGYFTEKHHITIIRQYIAKKYAVLTLLAIFPLLYLINNKINYKWFYGSLSYSQLNSSVYPNYIIDITLYILAIIISICILTLVPNKKFFFTHLGSRSMTVYVFHGFIIKLLLKYNFFDYIESFRTEIFIIILSFLIVIILSSKYINKIAKVIIYPKILKQATR; encoded by the coding sequence TTGGAAGAACTTATTCAAGCACAAGCAGTGCTTATCCCGCACTTTGAAGAAGTTGGGGGGTTAGCTAATTCCAGCGTTTGGATAAAATATTACATAAATATGGGGTTTAATATGAATTTAAAAAATTGTAGAGAAAATTATTTTGATAATTTAAAATTATTATTAATTACTCTGGTAGTAATTGGACATACCATAGAACCACTAATAAATTCACATCCAAACATTAAATTATTATATGTAGTTATATACTCTTTCCATATGCCTTTATTTGTTTTTATTTCAGGATATTTTTCAAAGGATATTAACAACGAAGAAAAATTATTTTCTAAAATCACCAATATTTTTGTACCTTATGTTATTTTTCAATTATTATATTCTCTATTTAATATTTACGTTTTAAAAGCAGAAAATTTTAAAATCACTTTAGTTTATCCTTATTGGATTACATGGTATCTTCTTTCTCTATTTATATGGAATCTTATATTACCTTATTTTTGTAAGGTTAAATATTCTATTATAATTTCACTTCTTATTTCTATATTATGTGGATATGATACTAACATTGGATATTATCTAAGTTTATCAAGAACTATAACATTTTTCCCTTATTTCTTAATGGGATACTTTACTGAAAAACATCATATAACTATCATTAGACAGTATATTGCAAAAAAATATGCAGTTTTAACTTTACTGGCTATTTTCCCACTGTTATATTTAATAAATAATAAAATTAATTATAAATGGTTCTATGGAAGTCTCTCCTATTCACAATTAAATAGCTCTGTATATCCAAATTATATTATTGATATAACTTTATATATATTAGCTATAATTATATCCATTTGTATATTAACGCTAGTTCCAAATAAAAAATTCTTTTTTACTCATTTAGGTTCTAGAAGTATGACCGTATATGTATTTCACGGCTTTATTATAAAATTATTGCTTAAATATAACTTTTTTGATTACATAGAATCTTTCAGGACAGAGATATTTATTATTATACTTTCATTTCTTATTGTTATAATTCTCTCTTCCAAGTATATCAATAAGATTGCCAAAGTAATAATTTATCCAAAAATATTAAAGCAAGCCACAAGATAG
- a CDS encoding tyrosine-type recombinase/integrase has product MSRNNETKIKYLTQQEAYSLFKTIENTYTSHSLRDLVIFRIAYRCGLRVSEIALLKMQDYNASKGELYCRRLKGSNNNTLRLDSKTKYILDKYIVENNITSTSQVLFSSQKNNPISRQTLDYLMKKYCSMAGIEDKSKHHFHALKHTTAVHLAESDMDIKELQWWLGHKSVSNTEIYFQFTTKQQDRMYAKLDEKSEMV; this is encoded by the coding sequence ATGTCAAGAAATAATGAAACTAAAATTAAATATTTAACACAGCAAGAAGCATATTCTCTTTTCAAAACAATTGAAAACACTTATACTTCTCATTCTCTCAGGGACTTAGTGATTTTTAGAATAGCTTATAGGTGCGGTTTAAGGGTTTCGGAAATTGCTTTATTAAAAATGCAAGATTACAATGCTTCAAAAGGTGAACTTTACTGCAGACGACTTAAAGGCAGCAACAACAACACCTTAAGATTAGATTCTAAAACCAAATATATTTTAGATAAATATATTGTTGAGAATAACATAACTTCAACCTCTCAGGTATTATTTTCAAGTCAAAAAAATAATCCAATTTCAAGACAGACTCTGGATTATCTTATGAAGAAATATTGTTCCATGGCTGGTATTGAAGACAAATCCAAACATCATTTTCATGCTTTAAAGCACACAACCGCTGTTCACCTTGCTGAATCTGATATGGATATAAAGGAATTACAGTGGTGGTTGGGTCATAAATCTGTTTCTAATACAGAAATATACTTTCAATTTACAACTAAGCAGCAGGATAGGATGTATGCAAAATTAGATGAAAAGAGTGAAATGGTATAA
- a CDS encoding branched-chain amino acid aminotransferase, whose translation MGKNINIDWNELGFDYIKTDFRYISVWKDGSWDDGKLVEDNMLTISEGSPALHYGQQCFEGLKCYRRKDGKIQLFRPDQNAKRLNNSCRRLLMPEIPEEKFISACVQVAKANEEYVAPHGTGATLYIRPFIIGVGDNIGVKPAEEYIFCVFCCPVGPYFKGGVTPVNFMISDYDRAAPYGTGAAKVGGNYAASLLPHENSAKRGFADCIYLDPATHTKIEEVGAANFFGITKDNKFVTPKSPSILPSITKYSLLYIAKEYLGMQVEERDVYIDKIYEFAEAGACGTAAVITPIGGIEYKDKLHVFYSETEVGPVTKKLYDTLYGIQFGDVKAPQGWIIEISSDS comes from the coding sequence ATGGGTAAGAATATAAATATTGACTGGAATGAGCTGGGATTTGATTATATTAAAACAGATTTCAGATATATTTCTGTTTGGAAAGATGGTAGCTGGGATGATGGAAAACTAGTAGAAGACAATATGCTTACTATAAGTGAAGGTTCACCAGCGCTTCATTATGGACAACAATGTTTTGAGGGATTGAAATGTTATCGTAGAAAAGATGGGAAAATACAATTATTTAGACCTGATCAAAATGCAAAGCGGCTAAACAATAGCTGTAGACGTTTATTAATGCCTGAAATACCAGAAGAAAAATTTATTAGTGCATGTGTTCAGGTTGCAAAAGCTAATGAAGAATATGTTGCGCCTCACGGTACAGGAGCTACTCTTTACATTAGACCATTTATAATAGGAGTGGGAGATAATATTGGAGTTAAACCAGCAGAAGAGTATATATTTTGTGTATTCTGTTGCCCAGTAGGACCTTATTTTAAAGGAGGAGTTACACCTGTTAACTTTATGATTTCAGATTATGATAGAGCAGCACCTTATGGTACAGGAGCAGCAAAGGTTGGAGGAAATTATGCTGCAAGCTTACTTCCTCATGAAAATTCTGCTAAGAGAGGTTTCGCAGATTGTATATACCTTGATCCTGCTACTCATACTAAAATAGAAGAAGTAGGAGCAGCAAATTTTTTTGGAATTACCAAAGATAATAAATTTGTAACACCAAAGTCACCATCTATATTGCCTAGTATTACAAAATATTCTTTATTATATATAGCTAAGGAATATTTAGGTATGCAGGTTGAGGAAAGAGATGTTTACATAGATAAGATATATGAGTTTGCTGAAGCCGGAGCATGTGGTACAGCAGCTGTAATAACTCCTATTGGGGGTATAGAGTATAAAGATAAACTTCATGTATTTTACAGTGAAACAGAAGTAGGTCCTGTAACTAAAAAACTTTATGATACACTCTATGGTATTCAATTTGGAGATGTAAAGGCTCCACAAGGGTGGATCATAGAGATATCAAGTGATTCTTAG
- a CDS encoding helix-turn-helix domain-containing protein, translating to MSKIESKTRPVTDKELVAIADALNVSILWLLGKEY from the coding sequence ATATCCAAAATTGAATCTAAAACAAGACCAGTTACAGATAAAGAACTTGTTGCTATTGCCGATGCATTAAATGTAAGTATATTATGGCTTCTTGGAAAAGAGTACTAA
- a CDS encoding phosphatase PAP2 family protein, translating to MKIIKRIYNYIPKYSIKPLIVCVFFNFAIYLGARLFYKHRVFHNLTSYCDDRIPVIPIFVLIYFGGYLFWIVNYILISNINKEHCYRFLTADLLGKLICGIIYINFPTTNIRPNIITPDIFSDMLKFLYSIDAADNLFPSIHCLVSWYCFVGLRNCKVIPAWYRCFSLFMAIMICISTLTTKQHVIIDVLGGVMLAELTWRLSLHLQLYKTFKLINQEV from the coding sequence ATGAAAATAATAAAACGAATATATAACTATATACCAAAGTATTCTATTAAACCTTTAATTGTATGTGTATTTTTTAATTTTGCTATATATTTAGGAGCGCGATTGTTTTATAAACATAGAGTTTTTCATAATTTAACCTCATACTGTGATGACAGAATTCCAGTGATTCCAATATTTGTATTGATTTACTTTGGAGGTTATCTTTTTTGGATTGTTAATTATATATTAATTAGTAACATAAATAAAGAACACTGCTATCGTTTTTTAACGGCAGATTTATTAGGAAAATTAATATGTGGCATTATATATATAAATTTTCCTACAACTAATATAAGACCTAATATTATCACGCCGGATATTTTTTCGGACATGCTTAAATTTTTATATAGTATAGATGCAGCAGATAATCTTTTCCCGTCAATTCATTGTCTGGTTAGTTGGTATTGTTTTGTTGGGTTAAGAAATTGTAAGGTTATTCCTGCTTGGTATCGATGTTTTTCTTTATTTATGGCTATAATGATATGTATTTCAACATTAACAACAAAACAGCATGTTATAATTGATGTTTTAGGGGGAGTTATGTTGGCTGAATTAACATGGAGGCTATCTTTACATTTACAACTTTATAAAACATTTAAGCTTATTAATCAGGAGGTATAA
- the glf gene encoding UDP-galactopyranose mutase → MYDYLIVGSGLFGSIFAYEANKRGKKCLVIDKRSHIGGNIYTVQIEGIQVHQYGAHIFHTNSRKVWEYMNQFAEFNRYTNSPIARYKSELYNMPFNMNTFNKIWGVITPSEAKAKIQQQIKEAGIIEPKNLEEQAISLVGRDIYEKLVKGYTEKQWGRRATELPNFIIKRLPVRFTYDNNYFNDRYQGIPIGGYTQIIEKMLEGIQIRLETDFFTQRDKLTSLADKIVFTGMIDEYYNHCYGKLEYRSLRFETEILDCENYQGNAVVNFTEYDVPYTRIIEHKHFEFGCQSGNSNPKTVITREYPTIWHHGDAPYYPMNDDRNNKLYAKYKALATAENKIIFGGRLGMYKYFDMQNIVAEALMCVKNEMSKNI, encoded by the coding sequence ATGTATGACTATTTAATTGTTGGATCTGGTTTATTTGGATCAATATTTGCATATGAGGCTAATAAAAGAGGTAAAAAATGTCTCGTGATAGATAAACGTTCTCATATTGGGGGTAATATATATACAGTACAAATAGAGGGAATTCAAGTACATCAGTATGGTGCACATATTTTCCACACAAATAGCAGGAAAGTGTGGGAATACATGAATCAGTTTGCTGAATTTAACAGATACACCAACTCCCCTATTGCTAGATATAAGTCTGAACTCTATAACATGCCCTTTAATATGAATACATTTAATAAAATTTGGGGAGTAATTACCCCATCAGAGGCAAAAGCTAAAATTCAACAACAAATCAAGGAAGCTGGTATTATTGAACCGAAAAACCTTGAAGAACAGGCAATAAGTTTGGTTGGTAGAGATATCTACGAGAAATTAGTGAAAGGCTATACAGAGAAACAATGGGGACGCAGGGCAACAGAATTGCCAAATTTTATTATAAAAAGGCTGCCAGTCCGTTTTACCTACGATAACAACTATTTTAATGATAGATATCAGGGAATACCCATTGGAGGTTATACACAGATCATTGAAAAAATGCTGGAAGGCATCCAGATTCGCCTTGAAACTGATTTTTTTACACAACGTGATAAACTGACATCTCTTGCAGATAAAATTGTTTTCACCGGAATGATTGATGAATATTACAACCATTGTTATGGAAAGCTTGAATATCGTTCTCTTCGTTTTGAAACAGAAATTTTAGATTGTGAGAATTATCAAGGTAATGCAGTTGTTAACTTTACAGAATATGATGTTCCATATACCCGAATAATCGAACACAAGCATTTTGAATTTGGTTGTCAAAGTGGAAATTCTAATCCTAAGACAGTAATCACAAGGGAATATCCCACCATATGGCATCATGGTGATGCTCCGTATTACCCAATGAATGATGATAGAAATAACAAATTATACGCAAAGTACAAAGCATTGGCAACTGCAGAAAATAAAATTATATTTGGAGGACGTCTTGGGATGTATAAATATTTTGATATGCAAAATATTGTAGCAGAGGCTTTGATGTGCGTAAAAAATGAAATGTCTAAAAATATATAG
- a CDS encoding helix-turn-helix domain-containing protein produces the protein MTLEKALAIILKNNRLKCGLSQEELAYRCELDRTYISLLEREKRKPTLNVIFKICENLNIKTSAFVREIEMMMNDN, from the coding sequence ATGACGTTAGAAAAAGCTCTTGCTATAATTTTAAAAAACAATAGATTGAAATGTGGATTGTCACAGGAAGAACTGGCTTATAGATGTGAACTTGACAGAACTTACATAAGCTTACTGGAAAGAGAAAAGAGGAAGCCAACTTTGAATGTTATTTTTAAAATTTGTGAAAACTTAAATATAAAGACAAGTGCTTTTGTAAGAGAAATCGAAATGATGATGAATGATAATTAA
- a CDS encoding transposase — protein sequence MKDTFTAGDLSLRDLGYFNFKDFEDMENKKSFYVSRLKPNIAVYIKNENVEYLKNGQPRKSTIYKRVFLKGVANKIQEGEIKEISDAFVGRTEKSKVRLVVCKLTKDQFEQRRKKSLKMLKRKVLKKVILQSV from the coding sequence ATGAAGGATACATTTACAGCAGGAGACCTTTCATTAAGGGATTTAGGGTATTTTAATTTCAAGGATTTTGAGGATATGGAGAATAAAAAATCTTTCTATGTTTCAAGGCTTAAACCTAATATAGCTGTTTATATAAAAAATGAGAATGTAGAGTATCTAAAAAATGGACAGCCAAGGAAATCAACTATTTATAAAAGGGTGTTTCTAAAAGGTGTCGCAAATAAAATACAGGAAGGTGAAATTAAAGAAATATCAGACGCATTTGTTGGAAGAACTGAAAAGAGTAAAGTAAGGCTGGTAGTCTGTAAACTTACTAAAGATCAATTTGAGCAAAGGAGGAAAAAATCTTTAAAAATGCTAAAAAGAAAGGTATTAAAAAAAGTGATACTACAATCAGTTTAA
- a CDS encoding glycosyltransferase — MKVLTVVIPCYNSAAYMDRAIESLLIGDENLEILIVDDGSSDNTSIIADEYEKKYPNIIHTIHKENGGHGDAINTGLKYSKGIYFKVLDSDDWFDKNSLKKVLDILKNMINNSKTLDMLIVNYVYENINMHKSKSINYKGAMPEEKIFTWDDLGHLKNSQNILMHSVIYLTEILKKCNLQLPKHTFYVDNIFVYKPLPYVKTMYYINVDLYRYFIGREDQSVNEKIMIKRIDQQIKVTKIIIDCYNPMIIECKKLRKYMIKYLVMMMTVSTVLLLKDNTEKSLNKKKELWYYLNSKNRDLYREINKSFLGLFVQIKGLVGKNIILLAYSLSRRIFGFN; from the coding sequence ATGAAAGTTCTTACTGTAGTAATACCCTGTTACAATTCAGCAGCTTATATGGATAGAGCAATAGAATCGTTGCTAATTGGAGACGAGAATTTGGAAATTTTGATTGTAGATGATGGCTCTAGTGATAATACTTCAATAATTGCTGATGAATATGAGAAGAAATATCCTAACATAATACATACAATACATAAAGAGAATGGTGGTCATGGTGATGCAATAAACACAGGGCTTAAATATTCAAAGGGCATATATTTTAAAGTTTTAGATAGTGATGATTGGTTTGATAAAAATAGCTTAAAAAAAGTACTTGATATATTAAAAAATATGATTAATAATTCCAAAACATTGGACATGCTTATTGTAAATTATGTGTATGAGAATATAAATATGCATAAATCAAAAAGTATTAATTATAAAGGTGCAATGCCGGAAGAAAAAATATTTACATGGGATGACTTAGGACATCTTAAAAACAGTCAAAATATATTAATGCACTCAGTTATTTATCTTACAGAGATTCTTAAAAAATGTAATTTACAGCTTCCAAAACATACATTTTATGTGGACAATATTTTTGTATATAAACCACTGCCTTATGTAAAAACAATGTATTATATAAATGTAGATCTTTACAGATATTTTATTGGAAGAGAAGATCAATCAGTTAATGAAAAAATAATGATTAAGCGTATTGATCAACAGATTAAGGTAACAAAAATAATTATTGACTGTTATAATCCAATGATTATAGAATGTAAAAAGTTACGCAAATATATGATTAAGTATTTAGTAATGATGATGACAGTTAGTACAGTGTTATTATTAAAAGATAATACAGAAAAAAGTTTAAATAAAAAAAAGGAACTTTGGTATTATCTAAATTCTAAAAATAGGGATTTGTATAGAGAAATAAATAAATCCTTTTTGGGATTATTTGTGCAGATTAAAGGCTTAGTAGGAAAGAATATTATATTATTAGCTTATTCATTATCAAGAAGGATATTTGGATTTAACTAA
- a CDS encoding GIY-YIG nuclease family protein, with protein sequence MDGTSKKQIIKEYKQREIEMGIIRIYNTITGYCFVDISNNLYKPFEGIKFQLELGRFKSKQLQKDWNIYGQEPFKFDVVEKLKIDEDATNKQDKDDLEELLQLWISSQGENLKLYD encoded by the coding sequence ATGGATGGTACGAGTAAAAAACAAATTATTAAAGAGTATAAGCAAAGAGAAATAGAGATGGGTATAATTAGAATATATAATACAATTACAGGATATTGTTTTGTAGATATATCTAATAATTTATATAAACCTTTTGAAGGAATTAAATTTCAATTAGAACTTGGAAGATTTAAGTCAAAACAGCTTCAAAAGGATTGGAATATTTATGGACAAGAGCCGTTTAAATTTGATGTTGTAGAAAAGCTTAAAATAGATGAGGATGCCACAAATAAACAAGATAAAGATGACTTAGAGGAACTTTTACAATTGTGGATTAGTAGTCAAGGTGAAAATTTAAAACTATATGATTAA
- the secA gene encoding preprotein translocase subunit SecA, which translates to MKLFQKIFGSYSQREVKRIMPIVDKIDALDSKVQALSNEQLRNKTDEFKERLDKGESLDSILPEAFAVVREVGFRTVGLKQYREQLIGGIVIHQGRIAEMKTGEGKTLVATAPAYLNALTGKGVHIVTVNDYLAKRDRDTMAPIYEALGLKVGVILHDMSQSQRQEAYNCDITYGTNSEFGFDYLRDNMVIYKEERVQRKLNFAIVDEVDSILIDEARTPLIISGEGEKSTEFYNIANGFAKSLEKEDYKVDEKANAVMLNDTGIKKAETFFSLENYADPENMEIQHYVVQALKANYIMKRDKDYMVKNGEVLIVDEFTGRMMEGRRYSDGLHQAIEAKEGVKVERESKTLATITYQNYFRIFNKLSGMTGTAQTEENEFRHIYGLDVIVVPTHKPIAREDFPDVVYKSAKGKFKAIADEIYETYKKGQPALVGTVSIEKSELLSDMLKRKGVPHQVLNAKFHEKEADIISYAGQKGTVTIATNMAGRGTDIKLGKGVVALGGLKIIGTERHESRRIDNQLRGRSGRQGDPGMSRFYVSLEDDLMRIFGSDRLQGIVEKLGLKDDEAIESKMVSNAIENAQKKVEGNNFDIRKTLLQYDDVINKQREIIYKQRSQVLEGEDLKNDVQDMIKSLINSIVDSHISGIEEEFEDEIVKLIEYMEDVYVPKDSVKKEDIINLSNEAIKDKFIDIAQKIYEQKEIEFTSEQMREIERVILLRVVDTRWMDHIDDMEHLKRAIGLRAYRQQEPAQAYQFEGSEMFEEMIYNIKLDTVKYLMHVQIERAPERERVVKNVITNQESDSIKKTPVKREKTVGRNDLCPCGSGKKYKNCCGRTV; encoded by the coding sequence ATGAAACTTTTTCAAAAAATATTTGGCTCATATAGCCAAAGAGAAGTAAAGAGAATTATGCCTATAGTTGATAAAATAGATGCTTTAGATTCAAAGGTTCAGGCATTAAGCAATGAACAGCTAAGAAATAAAACAGATGAATTCAAAGAACGTCTGGATAAAGGAGAATCATTAGATTCAATATTGCCTGAAGCTTTTGCGGTTGTCAGGGAAGTGGGGTTTAGAACTGTAGGACTAAAGCAGTATAGAGAACAGCTTATAGGTGGAATAGTTATTCATCAGGGAAGAATAGCAGAAATGAAAACCGGTGAAGGTAAAACTCTTGTTGCTACTGCGCCAGCATATTTGAATGCTCTCACAGGTAAGGGAGTTCATATAGTTACGGTAAATGATTACCTTGCAAAAAGAGACAGAGATACTATGGCACCCATATATGAAGCATTAGGACTTAAAGTAGGAGTTATTTTACATGACATGAGTCAATCACAGAGACAGGAAGCCTATAATTGTGATATAACCTATGGAACCAATAGTGAATTTGGATTTGATTATTTAAGAGATAATATGGTTATCTACAAGGAAGAAAGAGTTCAAAGAAAACTAAATTTTGCTATAGTGGATGAAGTGGACTCCATTTTGATTGATGAAGCAAGAACACCTCTTATCATTTCTGGAGAAGGGGAAAAATCAACAGAATTTTATAATATTGCCAACGGATTTGCAAAATCTCTGGAAAAAGAGGATTATAAAGTAGATGAAAAAGCAAATGCAGTAATGCTTAATGACACAGGGATAAAGAAAGCAGAAACTTTTTTTAGTCTTGAAAATTATGCTGATCCGGAAAATATGGAAATACAACACTATGTAGTGCAAGCTTTAAAGGCAAACTATATAATGAAAAGAGACAAAGACTACATGGTAAAAAACGGAGAAGTGCTTATAGTAGATGAATTTACAGGCAGGATGATGGAAGGCAGAAGGTATAGTGACGGACTTCATCAAGCCATAGAGGCAAAAGAAGGAGTTAAGGTAGAAAGGGAATCTAAAACACTAGCTACCATCACTTACCAGAATTACTTTAGAATATTTAATAAGTTGTCTGGTATGACAGGTACTGCACAAACGGAAGAAAATGAGTTCAGACATATATATGGGTTGGATGTAATAGTTGTACCTACTCATAAACCTATAGCCAGAGAGGATTTTCCAGATGTAGTATATAAAAGTGCAAAAGGTAAGTTCAAAGCCATAGCAGATGAAATATATGAAACCTATAAGAAGGGGCAGCCAGCACTTGTGGGTACGGTAAGTATAGAAAAATCTGAATTGCTTTCAGATATGTTAAAGAGAAAAGGAGTGCCTCATCAGGTTTTAAATGCCAAGTTCCATGAAAAAGAGGCAGATATAATTTCCTATGCAGGTCAAAAAGGAACAGTTACCATAGCTACCAATATGGCAGGTCGTGGTACAGATATAAAGCTTGGAAAAGGAGTAGTTGCATTAGGTGGACTAAAAATAATAGGAACTGAAAGACATGAATCAAGAAGAATTGACAATCAATTGAGAGGACGTTCTGGACGTCAGGGAGACCCTGGAATGTCAAGATTTTATGTATCTCTTGAAGATGATCTTATGAGAATATTTGGTTCAGATAGGCTTCAGGGTATAGTTGAAAAGCTAGGACTTAAAGATGACGAGGCTATAGAAAGTAAAATGGTTTCAAATGCCATAGAAAATGCACAGAAAAAAGTGGAAGGAAATAATTTTGATATAAGAAAAACTTTACTTCAATATGATGATGTAATAAATAAACAAAGAGAAATTATATATAAGCAGAGATCTCAAGTCCTTGAAGGGGAAGATTTGAAAAATGATGTGCAGGATATGATAAAGAGTTTAATAAACTCCATTGTAGATTCCCATATATCAGGAATAGAAGAGGAATTTGAAGATGAAATAGTAAAATTAATTGAATATATGGAAGATGTATATGTACCTAAAGATTCTGTTAAAAAAGAAGATATTATAAATCTTTCTAATGAAGCTATTAAAGATAAGTTTATAGATATAGCCCAAAAAATCTATGAACAAAAAGAAATAGAATTTACTTCAGAACAAATGAGGGAAATAGAAAGAGTTATACTACTTAGAGTTGTTGATACAAGATGGATGGATCATATAGATGACATGGAACATCTAAAAAGGGCTATTGGGCTTAGGGCTTACAGGCAGCAGGAACCAGCACAGGCATATCAATTTGAAGGCAGTGAAATGTTTGAGGAAATGATCTATAATATCAAATTGGATACAGTAAAATATCTAATGCATGTGCAAATTGAAAGAGCTCCAGAAAGGGAGAGAGTAGTAAAAAATGTTATAACAAATCAGGAATCAGATTCTATAAAGAAAACTCCTGTAAAAAGAGAGAAGACCGTAGGAAGAAATGATCTTTGTCCGTGCGGCAGTGGTAAAAAGTATAAAAATTGCTGTGGAAGAACTGTTTAA